From a region of the Gordonia sp. PP30 genome:
- a CDS encoding type II toxin-antitoxin system Phd/YefM family antitoxin: MTIRISVAQLRQHPTAAFDAVEHGEEVLITRNRRIVGKLVPIGEPRARVTAEQAKAVYADAPLSDDSWVSEVDTARAESTSRDPWAPG, from the coding sequence ATGACGATCCGGATCAGTGTCGCGCAGCTGCGCCAGCATCCGACCGCCGCTTTCGACGCCGTCGAGCATGGCGAGGAAGTGCTCATCACGCGAAATCGGCGAATAGTCGGCAAACTCGTCCCTATCGGCGAGCCACGGGCACGAGTCACCGCCGAGCAGGCCAAGGCCGTGTACGCGGACGCCCCGCTCAGCGATGACTCCTGGGTCTCCGAGGTAGACACGGCGCGCGCAGAGTCCACCTCGCGAGATCCGTGGGCTCCCGGGTGA
- the ilvN gene encoding acetolactate synthase small subunit, which produces MSTHTLSVLVEDRPGVLARVASLFSRRGFNITSLAVGPTEIKGMSRMTIMVSVDDFPLEQVTKQLNKLVNVIKIVEQDPDFSVSRELLLVKVRSDATNRAEILDVVTLFRAKVIDVAPESVTVEATGTSDKLEALLRMLDPYGIREIAQSGGVTLGRGPKSMSVNR; this is translated from the coding sequence ATGAGCACCCATACGCTGAGCGTCCTGGTCGAGGACCGGCCGGGCGTGCTGGCCCGGGTGGCGAGCCTGTTCTCGCGCCGCGGCTTCAACATCACCTCGCTCGCGGTCGGCCCGACCGAGATCAAGGGCATGTCGCGCATGACGATCATGGTCTCGGTCGACGACTTCCCGCTCGAACAGGTCACCAAGCAGCTCAACAAGCTGGTGAACGTCATCAAGATCGTCGAACAGGACCCGGACTTCTCGGTCTCCCGCGAACTCCTCCTGGTCAAGGTGCGGTCGGACGCGACCAACCGCGCGGAGATCCTCGACGTGGTGACACTGTTCCGCGCGAAGGTGATCGACGTGGCGCCGGAGTCGGTGACCGTGGAGGCCACCGGCACCTCCGACAAGCTCGAAGCGCTGCTGCGCATGCTCGACCCGTACGGCATCCGGGAGATCGCCCAGTCGGGCGGCGTCACCCTCGGACGGGGACCCAAGAGCATGTCCGTCAACCGCTGA
- a CDS encoding PH domain-containing protein, with translation MPDPASARATTAADTATFAISRLAYLTILVTILLAIMMMGVSVAGFGWMLALPVLQIWWIHRIKTVADRDGLTAVHTVGTSRLEWSEIDGLRFPKWGAARAVRPDGSAVRLPAVTFDDLPVLSKISGGALPDPFAAEREARLAAQD, from the coding sequence GTGCCTGATCCCGCTTCCGCCCGTGCCACGACGGCCGCCGACACCGCGACCTTCGCGATCTCCCGGCTCGCGTACCTGACGATCCTGGTGACCATTCTGCTCGCCATCATGATGATGGGCGTGTCGGTCGCCGGCTTCGGCTGGATGCTGGCGCTGCCGGTGCTGCAGATCTGGTGGATCCACCGGATCAAGACCGTGGCCGATCGCGACGGCCTGACCGCGGTGCACACCGTCGGCACGAGCCGCCTGGAATGGTCGGAGATCGACGGCCTGCGTTTCCCCAAGTGGGGCGCGGCCCGCGCTGTCCGGCCGGACGGCTCCGCTGTACGACTGCCCGCCGTCACCTTCGACGATCTCCCGGTCCTGTCGAAGATCTCCGGCGGTGCGCTTCCCGATCCGTTCGCCGCCGAGCGCGAGGCCCGGCTCGCCGCGCAGGACTGA
- the mgtE gene encoding magnesium transporter, translated as MSAATTLRSLDDALRERDLTAASSILLPLAPQEAAALLEQLAPRRRSIGFRLLAKEQALAVFDDLDADTQAVLIHELGTTEVAAAFDILEPEDRAALLDELPASVAKQLIRGLSPEERELTAVVLGFPRGSVGRRMSPEFIHAFADDTAATVLDRVRARGHEVQSIYIVPVVDRSRRLLGVVSLRDLLLADPGAPVGPIAKPPIYAHADDEAEPTAERCVDRGISAMPVVDAEKRLVGILTLDDAIEIVDSARDVDEARAGAREPLRESYLYASIFAITRSRVVWLFVLAVSAILTVNVLEIFEGTLEQKVALALFIPLLTGIGGNTGSQAATTVTRALAVGEVAPRDAFRVAGKEIRVGLTMGAALGVVGFGVAWLAYEFEIGAVIGLTIVSVCTMAATVGGLMPLVAKTIRVDPAVFSTPFISTFCDATGLIIYFMIAKAVLGI; from the coding sequence ATGTCCGCCGCCACGACGCTCCGCTCGCTCGACGACGCCCTCCGGGAACGCGATCTCACCGCCGCGTCGTCGATCCTTCTCCCGCTGGCCCCGCAGGAGGCCGCGGCGCTCCTCGAACAACTCGCCCCACGCCGCCGCTCCATCGGCTTCCGGCTGCTGGCGAAGGAGCAGGCCCTCGCCGTGTTCGACGACCTCGACGCCGACACCCAGGCCGTGCTGATCCACGAGCTCGGGACGACCGAGGTGGCCGCGGCCTTCGACATCCTCGAACCCGAGGACCGCGCCGCGCTCCTCGACGAGCTGCCGGCGTCGGTCGCCAAGCAGCTGATCCGCGGCCTCTCCCCCGAGGAGCGTGAACTGACCGCGGTGGTCCTCGGCTTCCCGCGCGGCAGCGTCGGCCGCCGGATGAGCCCGGAGTTCATCCACGCGTTCGCCGACGACACCGCCGCGACCGTGCTCGACCGGGTCCGGGCGCGCGGCCACGAGGTGCAGTCGATCTACATCGTGCCCGTCGTCGACCGGTCCCGGCGGCTGCTGGGTGTCGTGAGCCTGCGCGACCTGCTGCTCGCCGACCCCGGCGCGCCCGTCGGGCCGATCGCGAAGCCGCCGATCTACGCGCACGCCGACGACGAGGCCGAGCCCACCGCCGAGCGCTGCGTGGACCGCGGGATCTCCGCCATGCCGGTCGTCGACGCCGAGAAGCGGCTGGTCGGCATCCTCACCCTCGACGACGCGATCGAGATCGTCGACTCCGCCCGCGACGTCGACGAGGCACGCGCCGGTGCACGCGAACCGCTGCGCGAGTCGTACCTGTACGCGTCGATCTTCGCGATCACCCGCTCGCGAGTGGTGTGGCTGTTCGTGCTGGCCGTCTCGGCGATCCTGACCGTCAACGTGCTGGAGATCTTCGAGGGCACACTGGAGCAGAAGGTGGCCCTGGCCCTGTTCATCCCGCTGCTCACCGGGATCGGCGGCAACACCGGATCGCAGGCCGCGACCACGGTGACCCGCGCGCTGGCCGTCGGCGAGGTGGCCCCGCGGGATGCGTTCCGGGTGGCCGGCAAGGAGATCCGGGTCGGTCTGACGATGGGCGCCGCGCTGGGTGTCGTGGGCTTCGGCGTCGCCTGGCTGGCCTACGAGTTCGAGATCGGCGCCGTGATCGGCCTGACCATCGTGTCGGTGTGCACCATGGCCGCCACCGTCGGCGGCCTGATGCCGCTGGTCGCGAAGACCATCCGCGTCGACCCGGCCGTCTTCTCCACCCCGTTCATCTCCACCTTCTGCGACGCCACCGGCCTGATCATCTACTTCATGATCGCCAAGGCCGTGCTGGGCATCTGA
- a CDS encoding acetolactate synthase large subunit: MSTPTARGSARPQSPSTESLRSGRTVAPERVTGAQSVVRTLEELGVDTVFGIPGGAVLPVYDPLLDSQKVRHVLVRHEQGAGHAATGYAQVAGRAGVMMATSGPGATNLVTPLADAQMDSVPVVAITGQVGRALIGTDAFQEADISGITMPITKHNFLVSVAADIPRVIAEAFYIAESGRPGAVLVDIPKDILQAQTTFSWPPQIDLPGYRPVTKPHGKQVREAARLISQARQPVLYVGGGVIKADAAPELLELAELTGIPVVTTLMARGAFPDSHDLHMGMPGMHGSVGAVAALQRSDLLITLGARFDDRVTGRLDSFAPDAKVIHADIDPAEIGKNRPVDVPIVGDVRNVIVDLIEELRNDGAAGGTRADLTAWWTYLDDIRKTYPLSYDGQSDGSMSPEFVIEQLGKAAGPDAVYVAGVGQHQMWAAQFVKYEKPRTWLNSGGLGTMGYSVPAAMGAKAAAPEKEVWAIDGDGCFQMTNQELATCAIEGIPIKVALINNGNLGMVRQWQTLFYDERYSNTDLATHSRMIPDFVKLGEALGCVAMRVDREEDVAEAIAKAREINDRPVLIDFIVGKDAQVWPMVAAGCGNDEIMAARDIRPLFDEDESAGDTPADIHDTIARPRDEASEGSDS, encoded by the coding sequence GTGAGCACTCCAACAGCCCGCGGGTCGGCGCGGCCGCAGTCGCCGTCGACCGAATCCCTGCGCTCCGGCCGCACCGTGGCCCCCGAGCGCGTGACCGGCGCCCAGTCCGTCGTTCGGACTCTCGAAGAGCTCGGTGTCGACACCGTGTTCGGCATTCCCGGCGGTGCTGTACTCCCCGTCTACGACCCGCTCCTCGACTCGCAGAAGGTGCGCCACGTCCTCGTCCGCCACGAGCAGGGCGCCGGACACGCCGCGACCGGCTACGCGCAGGTCGCCGGTCGGGCCGGCGTCATGATGGCCACCTCCGGCCCGGGCGCCACCAATCTGGTGACCCCGCTGGCCGACGCCCAGATGGACTCGGTCCCGGTGGTCGCCATCACCGGTCAGGTCGGCCGCGCGCTGATCGGCACCGACGCCTTCCAGGAGGCCGACATCTCCGGCATCACGATGCCGATCACCAAGCACAACTTCCTGGTGAGCGTCGCCGCGGACATCCCGCGCGTCATCGCCGAGGCCTTCTACATCGCGGAGAGCGGCCGCCCCGGCGCCGTCCTCGTCGACATCCCGAAGGACATCCTGCAGGCCCAGACCACCTTCTCCTGGCCGCCGCAGATCGACCTGCCCGGCTACCGTCCGGTCACCAAGCCGCACGGCAAGCAGGTCCGCGAGGCCGCGCGCCTGATCTCCCAGGCCCGCCAGCCGGTCCTGTACGTCGGCGGCGGCGTGATCAAGGCCGACGCCGCGCCGGAACTGCTCGAACTCGCCGAGCTGACCGGGATCCCGGTGGTCACCACGCTGATGGCGCGCGGTGCCTTCCCGGACAGCCACGACCTGCACATGGGCATGCCCGGCATGCACGGCAGCGTCGGCGCCGTCGCCGCCCTGCAGCGCAGCGACCTGCTGATCACGCTCGGTGCCCGGTTCGACGACCGCGTCACCGGCCGCCTCGACTCGTTCGCGCCGGACGCCAAGGTGATCCACGCCGACATCGACCCCGCCGAGATCGGCAAGAACCGGCCGGTCGACGTCCCGATCGTCGGCGACGTCCGCAACGTCATCGTCGACCTCATCGAGGAGCTGCGGAACGACGGCGCGGCCGGCGGCACCCGTGCCGACCTCACCGCCTGGTGGACGTACCTGGACGACATCCGCAAGACCTACCCGCTCAGCTACGACGGCCAGTCCGACGGCTCCATGTCGCCGGAGTTCGTCATCGAGCAGCTCGGCAAGGCCGCCGGCCCGGACGCGGTGTACGTCGCCGGCGTCGGTCAGCACCAGATGTGGGCCGCGCAGTTCGTCAAGTACGAGAAGCCGCGCACCTGGCTCAACTCCGGGGGACTGGGCACCATGGGCTACTCCGTCCCCGCCGCGATGGGGGCCAAGGCCGCCGCGCCGGAGAAGGAGGTGTGGGCCATCGACGGTGACGGCTGTTTCCAGATGACCAATCAGGAGCTGGCCACCTGCGCGATCGAGGGCATCCCGATCAAGGTCGCGCTGATCAACAACGGCAACCTCGGCATGGTCCGCCAGTGGCAGACCCTGTTCTACGACGAGCGCTACTCCAACACCGATCTGGCGACGCACTCCCGGATGATCCCGGACTTCGTCAAGCTCGGCGAGGCCCTCGGCTGCGTCGCGATGCGCGTCGACCGCGAGGAGGACGTCGCCGAGGCGATCGCCAAGGCGCGCGAGATCAACGACCGCCCCGTCCTGATCGACTTCATCGTCGGCAAGGACGCCCAGGTGTGGCCGATGGTCGCCGCCGGCTGCGGCAACGACGAGATCATGGCGGCCCGGGACATCCGGCCGCTGTTCGACGAGGACGAGTCGGCCGGGGACACCCCGGCGGACATCCACGACACCATCGCCCGTCCGCGCGACGAGGCATCCGAAGGGAGCGACTCGTAA
- a CDS encoding aldehyde dehydrogenase (NADP(+)) has translation MSTTSTQIDDLVAAAVAAGDEWAGYDPAGRARVLHGVADALDAAGDTLVPIAQRETNLPEGRLRGELKRTTFQLRLLADVAAAGEHLDVRVDHADADWPMGAPRPDLRRTCVPLGPVVVWGASNFPFAFSVAGGDTASALAAGCPVIYKAHRGHPDLSDATAAIVVDALAAAGAPAGLFSVIHTQDEGRAALTHPAVKAGAFTGGIPGGRALFDLAQSRPEPIPFYGELGSVNPVFVTAAAAAARGQEIVDGFVASFTMGQGQFCTKPGLFLVPAGSGLAAKLGAAVLPEGHRLLNPGIADGHHESREELAARDDVSVLAGGGGEVDPPSATLLATAAADLLAHFEEIFVECFGPTAVVVDYDDEAQLLDVARALDGQLTATLAAQDDDAIVGPLANILARKAGRLLWNQWPTGVSVTYAQQHGGPYPASTASGTTSVGTAALTRFVRPVAWQGFPQQLLPGELRDDQTVPAPRRIDGVLQAGPGQ, from the coding sequence ATGAGCACCACCTCCACGCAGATCGACGACCTGGTCGCCGCCGCCGTCGCGGCCGGGGACGAATGGGCCGGTTACGACCCGGCCGGCCGCGCCCGCGTCCTGCACGGCGTGGCGGATGCGCTCGATGCGGCCGGCGACACGCTCGTCCCGATCGCCCAGCGCGAGACCAACCTCCCCGAGGGCCGCCTGCGCGGCGAGCTCAAGCGCACCACCTTCCAGCTGCGTCTGCTGGCCGATGTCGCCGCGGCGGGGGAGCACCTCGACGTCCGCGTCGACCACGCCGACGCCGACTGGCCGATGGGGGCCCCGCGCCCGGACCTGCGCCGCACCTGCGTGCCGCTCGGACCGGTCGTGGTCTGGGGCGCGTCGAACTTCCCGTTCGCGTTCAGCGTCGCCGGCGGCGACACCGCCTCGGCCCTCGCCGCCGGCTGCCCGGTGATCTACAAGGCCCACCGCGGCCACCCGGATCTGTCCGATGCGACCGCCGCGATCGTGGTCGACGCCCTCGCCGCCGCGGGTGCGCCCGCGGGTCTGTTCAGCGTGATCCACACCCAGGACGAGGGCCGCGCCGCCCTGACCCATCCGGCCGTCAAGGCCGGCGCCTTCACCGGCGGCATCCCCGGTGGCCGCGCGCTGTTCGACCTCGCGCAGTCGCGCCCCGAGCCGATCCCGTTCTACGGCGAACTCGGCAGCGTCAACCCGGTCTTCGTCACCGCGGCCGCCGCGGCGGCGCGCGGCCAGGAGATCGTCGACGGCTTCGTCGCCTCCTTCACCATGGGCCAGGGCCAGTTCTGCACCAAGCCCGGCCTGTTCCTGGTGCCTGCCGGTTCCGGTCTGGCCGCCAAGCTCGGCGCGGCCGTTCTTCCCGAGGGGCACCGCCTGCTCAACCCGGGTATCGCCGACGGTCACCACGAGTCCCGCGAGGAACTCGCCGCCCGCGACGACGTCTCCGTGCTCGCCGGTGGCGGCGGCGAGGTCGACCCGCCTTCGGCCACCCTGCTGGCCACCGCCGCCGCCGACCTGCTCGCGCACTTCGAGGAGATCTTCGTCGAGTGCTTCGGGCCCACCGCCGTCGTCGTCGACTACGACGACGAGGCCCAGCTGCTCGACGTGGCCCGCGCGCTCGACGGTCAGCTCACCGCCACCCTCGCCGCGCAGGACGACGACGCGATCGTCGGCCCGCTCGCGAACATCCTGGCCCGCAAGGCCGGCCGCCTGCTCTGGAACCAGTGGCCCACCGGCGTCTCGGTGACCTACGCGCAGCAGCACGGCGGGCCGTACCCGGCCAGCACCGCATCGGGCACCACCTCGGTCGGCACGGCCGCCCTCACCCGCTTCGTCCGGCCGGTCGCCTGGCAGGGCTTCCCGCAGCAGTTGCTGCCCGGGGAACTGCGCGACGATCAAACCGTGCCGGCTCCGCGCCGCATCGACGGCGTGCTCCAGGCGGGTCCGGGGCAGTGA
- the ilvC gene encoding ketol-acid reductoisomerase — protein MAVEKFYDDDADLSIIQGKKVAVIGYGSQGHAHSLSLRDSGVDVAIGLREGSPSRAKAEEQGLKVMTAAKAAEWADVIMLLAPDTSQAKIFTEDIEPNLNDGDALFFGHGLNIHFGLIKPPANVTVAMVAPKGPGHLVRRQFVDGKGVPALIAVHQDPTGEGQALALSYAKGIGGTRAGVLKTDFKEETETDLFGEQAVLCGGTEELVKTGFEVLVEAGYEPEMAYFECLHELKLIVDLMYEGGIARMNYSVSDTAEFGGYLSGPRVIDAGTKERMKEILAEIQDGTFVKHLVANVEGGNKELEALRKQNAEHPIEVTGKQLRDLMSWVDRPITETA, from the coding sequence GTGGCAGTGGAGAAGTTCTACGACGACGACGCCGACCTGTCGATCATCCAGGGCAAGAAGGTCGCCGTGATCGGTTACGGCAGCCAGGGCCACGCGCACTCGCTGTCGCTGCGCGACTCGGGCGTCGACGTCGCGATCGGCCTGCGCGAGGGCTCGCCGTCGCGCGCCAAGGCCGAGGAGCAGGGTCTCAAGGTCATGACCGCGGCCAAGGCCGCCGAGTGGGCCGACGTCATCATGCTGCTGGCCCCGGACACCAGCCAGGCCAAGATCTTCACCGAGGACATCGAGCCCAACCTGAACGACGGCGACGCGCTGTTCTTCGGGCACGGCCTGAACATCCACTTCGGTCTGATCAAGCCGCCGGCCAACGTGACCGTCGCGATGGTCGCGCCGAAGGGCCCGGGTCACCTGGTCCGCCGTCAGTTCGTCGACGGCAAGGGTGTCCCGGCGCTGATCGCCGTGCACCAGGACCCGACCGGTGAGGGCCAGGCGCTCGCGCTCAGCTACGCCAAGGGCATCGGCGGCACCCGCGCCGGCGTCCTGAAGACCGACTTCAAGGAAGAGACCGAGACCGACCTGTTCGGTGAGCAGGCCGTGCTCTGCGGTGGTACCGAAGAGCTGGTCAAGACCGGTTTCGAGGTGCTGGTCGAGGCCGGCTACGAGCCGGAGATGGCCTACTTCGAGTGCCTGCACGAGCTGAAGCTGATCGTCGACCTCATGTACGAGGGCGGCATCGCCCGGATGAACTACTCGGTGTCCGACACCGCCGAGTTCGGCGGCTACCTGTCGGGCCCGCGCGTGATCGACGCCGGCACCAAGGAGCGCATGAAGGAGATCCTGGCCGAGATCCAGGACGGCACCTTCGTCAAGCACCTGGTCGCCAACGTCGAGGGCGGTAACAAGGAGCTCGAGGCGCTGCGCAAGCAGAACGCCGAGCACCCGATCGAGGTCACCGGCAAGCAGCTGCGCGACCTGATGAGCTGGGTCGATCGCCCGATCACCGAGACCGCCTGA
- a CDS encoding ornithine cyclodeaminase family protein, with protein sequence MGTLDFLNAERLTELASEADAVDFLYDALASGRVDPELDDPRLFSPAPGGEFLLMPGRDPEYSGVKLLTVAPDNPARGKPKIQGVYALFSSDDLAPLILLDGPELTLLRTPAVTVLAVRGLLDAGPGEGFGEYDRPLRVVVYGTGPQALRHLHVMRTVLGPIDAAVIGRRPDRVDELVAQATGDGLRVRAGTPDDVRTAEVVLTATSSTEPVLDDALVGPDTVIAAMGVHGPDNAELPPELVLRADVVVEARGAAMRESGNLLRARSVQDWAGQPLANLADLVTGNFRRRPGAPAVFSGVGMSWEDLVVASAIYQRHHAGRAGRDVPPADPS encoded by the coding sequence ATGGGCACCCTGGACTTCCTGAACGCCGAGCGACTCACCGAGCTCGCGTCCGAGGCCGACGCGGTCGACTTCCTCTACGACGCACTCGCGTCGGGACGCGTCGACCCCGAACTGGACGACCCCCGGTTGTTCTCGCCCGCGCCGGGTGGCGAGTTCCTGCTCATGCCGGGCCGCGACCCGGAGTACTCGGGCGTCAAGCTGCTGACCGTCGCGCCGGACAATCCGGCGCGCGGCAAGCCGAAGATCCAGGGTGTCTACGCCCTCTTCAGCAGCGACGACCTCGCTCCGCTGATCCTGCTCGACGGCCCGGAGCTCACGCTGCTCCGGACGCCCGCGGTCACCGTCCTGGCCGTCCGCGGGCTGCTGGACGCCGGCCCGGGCGAGGGCTTCGGCGAGTACGACCGGCCGCTGCGGGTGGTCGTGTACGGCACCGGACCGCAGGCGCTGCGCCACCTGCATGTGATGCGGACGGTGCTCGGCCCGATCGACGCCGCGGTGATCGGGCGTCGCCCCGACCGGGTCGACGAGCTCGTCGCGCAGGCCACCGGTGACGGCCTGCGCGTCCGCGCGGGCACGCCCGACGACGTCCGCACCGCCGAGGTGGTGCTCACCGCCACCAGTTCGACCGAGCCGGTTCTCGACGATGCCCTCGTCGGCCCCGACACGGTGATCGCGGCGATGGGCGTGCACGGCCCGGACAACGCCGAACTGCCGCCCGAGCTGGTGCTGCGCGCCGACGTCGTCGTCGAGGCACGCGGGGCCGCCATGCGCGAGTCCGGCAATCTGCTGCGGGCGCGTTCGGTCCAAGACTGGGCCGGGCAACCGCTCGCCAACCTCGCTGACCTGGTGACCGGGAACTTCCGGCGCCGCCCGGGCGCCCCCGCCGTGTTCTCCGGCGTCGGCATGTCGTGGGAAGACCTGGTCGTCGCCTCCGCGATCTATCAGCGCCATCACGCCGGCCGCGCCGGTCGCGACGTCCCGCCCGCTGATCCATCCTGA
- a CDS encoding SRPBCC family protein, with protein sequence MGEVSHSAVVKAPRETVFAYVNDYQNVPDYFFGISKFRPVTDQTEGLGAVFDTAIKIGPKELKSRTKCTEWVENELISLESVSGLSSATRWSFSDGDEEGTTKLDVVFRYSLPGGLAGKILSPLMGPFADQAVKHTEKVVREKTEG encoded by the coding sequence GTGGGCGAAGTCAGCCATTCCGCCGTCGTCAAGGCGCCGCGCGAGACCGTGTTCGCGTACGTGAACGACTACCAGAATGTGCCCGACTACTTCTTCGGCATCAGCAAGTTCCGGCCGGTCACCGACCAGACCGAAGGACTCGGCGCGGTCTTCGACACCGCGATCAAGATCGGTCCGAAGGAGCTGAAGTCGCGAACCAAGTGCACCGAGTGGGTGGAGAACGAGCTGATCAGCCTCGAGTCGGTCTCCGGACTCAGCTCGGCGACCCGGTGGAGCTTCAGCGACGGCGACGAGGAGGGGACCACCAAGCTCGACGTGGTGTTCCGGTACTCGCTGCCCGGCGGCCTGGCGGGCAAGATCCTCAGCCCGCTGATGGGACCGTTCGCCGACCAGGCGGTGAAGCACACCGAGAAGGTGGTGCGCGAGAAGACCGAGGGCTGA
- a CDS encoding dihydrodipicolinate synthase family protein: MTQQPWRGIHVATALPFNDDLSIDWDAWADEVTWLAANGMDGVTPNGSLGEYQTLTPEERYKVVSIATEVAPEGFRVMAGCGAYGALESVRAAEQAAEAGAQSIMLLPPNTYRAEREAVVDHYRRVAEVGLPIVAYNNPLDTKIDMKPDLLAELHGLGYIKGVKEFTGDVRRVYEIKELAPELDVLIGTDDVLLEVGLAGAVGWVSGYTNAFPNACKKLYDLATSGNPTDAVEALGLYRDLHPLLRWDSKTEFVQAIKLSMDMVGRKGGICRPPRTPLSPEITAQVTKATENALAAGYN; this comes from the coding sequence ATGACCCAGCAGCCCTGGCGCGGAATCCACGTCGCCACCGCCCTGCCCTTCAACGACGACCTCTCGATCGACTGGGATGCCTGGGCCGACGAGGTCACCTGGCTCGCCGCGAACGGCATGGACGGCGTCACCCCCAACGGCTCGCTGGGCGAGTACCAGACCCTGACCCCGGAGGAGCGCTACAAGGTCGTCAGCATCGCCACCGAGGTGGCCCCCGAGGGCTTCCGCGTGATGGCCGGCTGCGGCGCCTACGGCGCCCTCGAGTCCGTCCGCGCCGCCGAGCAGGCCGCCGAGGCCGGCGCGCAGTCGATCATGCTGCTGCCGCCGAACACCTACCGCGCCGAGCGCGAGGCCGTCGTCGACCACTACCGTCGCGTCGCCGAGGTCGGGCTGCCGATCGTCGCCTACAACAACCCGCTCGACACCAAGATCGACATGAAGCCCGACCTGCTCGCCGAGCTGCACGGCCTCGGCTACATCAAGGGCGTCAAGGAGTTCACCGGCGACGTCCGCCGCGTCTACGAGATCAAGGAACTGGCCCCCGAGCTGGACGTCCTGATCGGCACCGACGACGTGCTCCTCGAGGTCGGCCTGGCCGGCGCGGTGGGCTGGGTCTCCGGCTACACCAACGCCTTCCCGAACGCCTGCAAGAAGCTGTACGACCTCGCCACCTCCGGGAACCCGACCGACGCCGTCGAGGCGCTCGGCCTGTACCGCGACCTGCACCCGCTGCTGCGCTGGGACTCCAAGACCGAGTTCGTCCAGGCCATCAAGCTGTCGATGGACATGGTCGGCCGCAAGGGCGGCATCTGCCGCCCGCCGCGCACCCCGCTGTCGCCGGAGATCACCGCGCAGGTCACCAAGGCGACCGAGAACGCCCTCGCGGCCGGGTACAACTGA